The proteins below are encoded in one region of Rhizobacter sp.:
- a CDS encoding ABC transporter ATP-binding protein, producing the protein MPTPFLEIRNLQGWYGESHVLHGVNFHVNEGEVVTLLGRNGAGRTSTMRAIMGLIGARKGSIKVQGKETIHLPTHRIARLGLGYCPEERGILSSLSAEENLLLPPSLMPAGMSLDDIYAMFPNLKERAKSQGTRLSGGEQQMLAVARILRTGAKLLLLDEISEGLAPVIVQKLAEMVQMLRSRGYTVLMVEQNFRFAAPLADRFLVMEHGRVIQEFTQAELPMHLDQLHETLGV; encoded by the coding sequence CGGCGAAAGCCACGTGCTGCATGGCGTGAATTTCCACGTCAACGAAGGCGAAGTCGTCACGCTCTTGGGCCGCAACGGCGCCGGCCGCACGAGCACCATGCGCGCCATCATGGGCTTGATCGGTGCTCGCAAGGGCAGCATCAAGGTGCAGGGCAAGGAGACGATCCATCTCCCCACGCACCGCATTGCCCGCCTGGGCCTCGGCTACTGCCCCGAAGAGCGCGGCATCTTGTCAAGCCTGAGCGCGGAAGAGAACCTGCTGCTGCCGCCTTCGCTGATGCCCGCCGGCATGAGCCTCGACGACATCTACGCGATGTTTCCCAACCTCAAGGAGCGCGCCAAGAGCCAGGGCACGCGCCTCTCGGGCGGCGAGCAGCAGATGCTCGCCGTCGCCCGCATCCTGCGCACCGGCGCCAAGCTGCTTCTGCTCGACGAGATCTCCGAAGGCCTCGCGCCGGTGATCGTGCAGAAGCTCGCCGAGATGGTGCAGATGCTGCGCTCGCGTGGCTACACCGTGCTGATGGTGGAGCAGAACTTCCGCTTCGCCGCCCCCCTGGCCGACCGCTTCCTCGTGATGGAGCACGGCCGCGTCATCCAAGAGTTCACCCAAGCCGAGTTGCCCATGCACCTGGATCAGTTGCACGAAACCCTCGGCGTCTAA